A segment of the Candidatus Zixiibacteriota bacterium genome:
CATGCCGGGAACTGCATGCCATTGCCCTAGATCCCATGGAGCTGGCCAGTCGTGCCGGCCGCATCAAGGATCTTGAACACAAGGCGGATGATATCACCCATAAATGCATCGATGCTCTTCATCGTACTTTTATTACGCCCATCGACCGTTCGGAAATTCTCCACCTGATGAAACGTCTGGATGATATAATCGACTCTATCGACTCGACCGCCTCGCGCATGATGCTCT
Coding sequences within it:
- a CDS encoding DUF47 family protein — its product is MFKRLLPKETGFFDFFEHHSKLSIEACRELHAIALDPMELASRAGRIKDLEHKADDITHKCIDALHRTFITPIDRSEILHLMKRLDDIIDSIDSTASRMML